Proteins from a genomic interval of Cryptococcus neoformans var. grubii H99 chromosome 8, complete sequence:
- a CDS encoding oxidoreductase, producing MPSVLLTGITGFLAAHVAHSFLKHGWIVNGTLRSNSKVAAVEAIPEYSPYLSSGKLKLFIVGPLENADYSEAMRGVDAVVHTASPVEFGGKEFRESHLKPALEGTRGVLKAIAKEKNVKSVVYTSTFGAIGDHRYHPTEIKGKVITEDNWNPYTLEELDKMVESGESGNPTFPAGYLFYKGAKKYAELVAWECQKEARDQGAEWSLATMNCVMIWGPPIQPLASLSHGGMSTEFLWMLVGGEDVRIMDSLYPYYVDVRDAAEAHYQAAVRRAQGRFNVSAGPYDFQEFADMLRELYPEQKERFALGTPGKYMYRNPGVYVLTNEKSQRELGITYRPKQETLKDAFDRFFALEKQGLK from the exons ATGCCATCTGTACTCCTCACAGGTATTACAGGGTTC CTGGCTGCGCATGTTGCCCATAGCTTCCTGAAGCATGGCTGGATAGTAAACGGTACACTTCGGTCTAACTCGAAGGTAGCAGCTGTCGAAGCTATTCCTGAATACTCCCCTTACCTTTCGTCAGGCAAACTAAAGCTCTTCATTGTCGGACCCCTTGAGAATGCCGATTACAGTGAGGCCATGAGAGGCGTTGATGCTGTGGTCCACACTGCCTCTCCGGTAGAGTTCGGCGGAAAAGAATTTAGAGAGAGCCATTTGAAACCTGCTTTGGAAGGAACAAGGGGTGTTCTTAAGGCTATAGccaaagagaagaatgtAAAATCCGTAGTCTACACTAGCACCTTTG GAGCCATCGGTGATCATAGGTATCATCCCACTGAGATCAAAGGCAAAGTTATCACTGAAGATAACTGGAACCCGTATACCttggaagagctggatAAAATGGTGGAATCTGGAGAGTCAGG TAACCCTACATTTCCTGCAGGATATCTATTCTATAAGGGAGCCAAGAAATACGCAGAACTCGTTGCGTGGGAATGCCagaaagaagcaagagatCAGGGTGCCGAATGGTCTTTGGCTACTATGAACTGTGTGATGATTTGGGGGCCCCCAA TTCAACCTCTCGCATCACTCAGTCATGGAGGCATGTCAACCGAATTCCTTTGGATGCTCGTAGGTGGGGAAGATGTGCGTATCATGGACAGTCTCTATCCCTATTATGTCGAT GTTCGAGATGCCGCTGAAGCACACTATCAAGCCGCCGTCCGTAGGGCGCAGGGAAGATTTAACGTCTCCGCTGGCC CTTATGATTTCCAAGAGTTTGCAGACATGCTAAGGGAGCTTTATCCTGAGCAAAAAGAACGATTCGCCCTTGGTACTCCTGGCAAATATATGTATAGAAACCCAGGAGTGTACGTCCTCACAAATGAGAAGAGCCAAAGGGAACTTGGTATTACTT ACCGTCCAAAACAAGAGACCCTCAAAGATGCATTCGACAGGTTCTTTGCTTTGGAGAAGCAAGGATTGAAGTAA